The genomic interval GCAGGGTTCAGCGATATCGCGTTTAACCCGCAGAAATCGGCGGCGTGCCAGGCGCGGTGTGCAGCCATGGCTCTGGGAATGCGGCGGTCGGGCGCGTGGCCAGCAGCGCTGGGCGGTCAGGACGCCTTCCTGTCAGCGCTCCATCCAGCCCCGGTCAGCGCCCGGCAACCTTCTCTCTTCGACTGAAGTTCATTCTCTGCAAAGGAACCCATGACTGACGCACCGAGTCCTGACCTGATTGAGCCGGTTACCAGAATCCAGGCGGCCCTGGAAGCGACGCCAAAGAAGTCGCGGCGGGTCTTGCTCAGGACGCTCCTCAAGGAATTCGGTTTCAAGATCAAGTCTGGCGACCGCCTGACCCGCATCCAGGGCCGCCTGGCGGAAGTCGGGATTCACGTTAATCCAGACCTGGCCGAGTGTGACCGTGAGGACTGGGTCACGCTGTCGCTGATTGCTCCGGCACTGCCGAACACCGATCCACCCGCCAGCACCATGCCGGGTTTCAGTGAAGATCCCTGGTTCACTGAAGTGAAGGCCAAAACATTCGCCAGTGAGCGCGAAGTGGAAATTCGCTTCATCCTGCCTCTGCTCGAACGACTGGGGTACCGTGAGGAGAACCGTGAGGAGAACCGTGCCGACGGCTTCCCGGTGGACATCGTGGTCGGGGTTCGACGGACACGAGCTGAGGCGGACTTTGTGCTGTTCGACGGCCCGAACCGTGATGCCAACCATGCCCTGCTGGTTGTCGAAGCCAAGCGTGCGGGGAAACGGCTCTCGGATCACGTGGGTCAGGCCAGAAGTTACGCCATGTTCCTGCAGGCACCGTACTACCTGCTCACCAACGGTGACGACATCCGCGTTTTTCTCTACCGCAGTCCCATCGAGTCGGATGTGGAGGTGTATACCGGTCACCGCGAGTCGCTCCTGGACAATTTCGCTGATCTGTACACCATGATCAGCCGTGAAGCCGTCGTGGAGTATCGCCGGGCCTGGGTTCGGCGTGGCAACACGTAGGCGATCAACCGGGCCTGCTACAATCTGGTCAGCTGACCAGATTGGAGGATGCATGACCACCTATAAACGCTGGAAACTCGAAACCGCCAAAGCCCATTTCTCGGAGGTGGTACGCGCGGCCGAGTCCGGGCAGCCGCAGCTGATCACCCGGCGTGGGCAACCTGCGGCGGTGGTACTGCCTGCCAGCCAGGTCACCCTGAAGGAGCGCAACGGCTGGGACACCTTCTCCAGCGCCCCGAAAGTGCCGGACTTCGAACCCGTACGGGCCAGCAGGCCAGGACGCGACATCCCCGAACTGTAAGGTCGCCAAATGTACCTGCTCGACACCAACGTCATCAGTGAGGCCACCAAAGCCCGCCCGGCCCCGGCCGTCGTGGCCTTCCTCCAGGGCCAGCCGCTCAGCCAGCTGTACCTGAGCGCCATTACCCTCGGGGAGCTCGAGTGGGGAACGGAACAGGTGACCGATCCCGCCCGCCGGGCCGCCCTGCGCCAGTGGCTGACGCACAGTGTGCTTCCGGATTACCTGGGCCGCATCCTGCCCATTGACGAGCAGGTGATGGTCACCTGGGCCCGCATGGTGATGGCCAGTGGGCTGAAACCAAAACAGTTGCCCTGCATGGACGCCCTGCTCGCCGCCACCGCCCTGCACCACGACCTGACCCTGGTGACGCGTAACCGTTCAGATTTTCAAGCTTTCGGCATTCATCTCCTCAACCCCTGGGAAACGACCTGACATGACCATACCCACCGACATCACCGTCCTGGACGCCCTGGAACAGGCGCTGCAGAAAGCAGGAACCTACAACCCCGGCGACGTCGTACCGCCCGTCTGCCTGCTGTGGCCGGATGGCACCGGGGAATGGCGAGCGGCAGCCGAAGCCCTCCGCCAGCGGCGTCCTGTCCTGACCCTCGGCAAGTACGACCCGGCCACCCAGACCGGGCCAGCTGTCTGGATTCGCACCGTGGTGGATCCCTGCGCAGGGACGCTTCCGGTGGTGTACCTGCCCGGTGTCTCACATGACCAGCTGCGCGACGAGCATATTCCTGAACCCCTTGCTCCCCTGGTGGAACTGCAGTACCGCGGCGCCATGTTCGAACGCCGTGACCGCAACGACTGGACTGTGGCCTCGTTCCTCAACCGCCAGGGCGAGGGGCTGGGCGTCGAGGTGGCGAGCAGCGCCCGCCCGGTGGTGGCAGGTCACCTGGAGACGCTGCTGGAACGGAAAGTCAGTGACCTCAGGCAGCGGGCTCCGCTGACCCCTGGCGTCCTGGATCAGCTCTCTTACCCGGATCTGGCGCGTGAACTGCT from Deinococcus fonticola carries:
- a CDS encoding type I restriction enzyme HsdR N-terminal domain-containing protein, with product MTDAPSPDLIEPVTRIQAALEATPKKSRRVLLRTLLKEFGFKIKSGDRLTRIQGRLAEVGIHVNPDLAECDREDWVTLSLIAPALPNTDPPASTMPGFSEDPWFTEVKAKTFASEREVEIRFILPLLERLGYREENREENRADGFPVDIVVGVRRTRAEADFVLFDGPNRDANHALLVVEAKRAGKRLSDHVGQARSYAMFLQAPYYLLTNGDDIRVFLYRSPIESDVEVYTGHRESLLDNFADLYTMISREAVVEYRRAWVRRGNT
- a CDS encoding type II toxin-antitoxin system Phd/YefM family antitoxin → MTTYKRWKLETAKAHFSEVVRAAESGQPQLITRRGQPAAVVLPASQVTLKERNGWDTFSSAPKVPDFEPVRASRPGRDIPEL
- a CDS encoding type II toxin-antitoxin system VapC family toxin, which codes for MYLLDTNVISEATKARPAPAVVAFLQGQPLSQLYLSAITLGELEWGTEQVTDPARRAALRQWLTHSVLPDYLGRILPIDEQVMVTWARMVMASGLKPKQLPCMDALLAATALHHDLTLVTRNRSDFQAFGIHLLNPWETT